The genomic DNA TTGGACGATCGCGGTCACCAGCATTCCTTTCACCACCGCCCGAATGGTTTGATCCAACCGAGTCAGGATTTTGGACTTGTGCGATTCCTCCATCGGAATCAAATCGTACAGGACCGCGAGCCACTGTCGGCCATCCGTGAAGAGAAAAAACAGCACCAACAACATAATGAAGAAATTCGTCACGAGCGCGAACGTGTTTTTCAGCAGGTCCCCCATTCCTCCGACGAGAAATTGACTGAGCTCCTTCACCCCGGTCATGAGCGACTGCTCCACGGAAATCGTAGGCGTACTGGTACCGGACACCGCCGATTTCAACCAACCGCCGATGAAGGGAACCGTCGCCATTTGATCCGGCAGACGTTGAAGTCCGCCGGCCGAGATCCATAACCGGATCTCTTGCTCGGCTGCGCCGGCCTCCCGTACCAACATCATTCCCATCGCGACCAAGGGAACGATCACAATTCCCAACGCCCCGACGGTCAGCATGCCGGCTGAGAGTGCGTCCCTACCGCCGAACAGTCTCGTCAAACGGACATGAAGAGGAAATGCCCAATGGGCCAATAACCCGGCCCACAATGCCGAAAACAAGAACGGCTTGAACATCAGCCCAATTTGGTAGATGAGCAATACCAGGAGAGAAAAGAACACGATGGAAAAGATCTGTTGTCGAGTCATGGAAGATATCGGAGTCTCTTGAAGAGGTATCGAGTAAATAGCAGATTCGGCAGCCTCTGTCACGGTAGGAAAAACGGTATGGAAGCGGCGAGATCCCCTGATGTAAGGACAGCACCGAGGGCAACGGCGGAATGAGTTTACAGATCAGGCTCTCTTCCGATCAGCGCAACCGCTTTCCCACGATGCGCATTCATGTCGCGGACGTTACTGGGCAACCGAGGCGCTTCTTCGGGCCAGGCCGTCACGCCCATGTCGCTCACACCCTGAAATTTGGCGCCCTCCTCCATCAACATGATAGGACTATGGACTTCGCCGATCAGAATCGCAGTTTTGAGAAGCTGAATCTTTCCGGTCGCCGTGACCGTGGCTTTGATACGTCCACTGCTGATCAGTGAGTCGGCATGGATGGCCCCCTTCACAACGCCGTCTTCCCCGACAATAACTTCTCCCTTCGTATGCACATCGCCTTCGAGACGCCCGTCGATTCTCACGGTACCGTCGACTTTGATTTCACCTTTCAGTTCGACACCTTTTGCCAATAAGGTAATATTGCCGTCGTCTACATACCCGGTCTTTTTCATGAGGGCTCCTCGGTGCAGATCAATCTTTCCACACAAGGGTACCTTAGGACCGGGGATACGCCTAACAGTTTGTGGAATCCGACACCCCTCTACCGGTCTTCAGACTTATTTATTGCGACAAACCGAGCGTCTGCTTCAGCCGCTCCCAGAATCCGCCGCCGTGGACTTCGCAATAAACCGTCGGCTCAGTCCCGGTGATGAAGAACTCCAACCTTTTCTCCGGACATTGCGACGTCGCAAGTTGCCCGCTTTTGGGATCGATCTTCCGCTGAACGACCCCAACCGGCATTTCAAAGTCCAGGGAATCTCGTGGGATGAGCCGAACCGCCAACTCGCTCCATATTGGAAGGGCCGCTTGGGCGCCGGTCAACTTGATGGGCCGTTCATCATCAAAACCAACCCACACACCGATCGCAATATCTGGTGTATAGCCTATGAACCAGGCATCTCGATACCCATCGGTCGTCCCCGTCTTGCCTGCCACATGACTTTTCACCCCTAGAGCTCTTGCCTTAGCCCCTGTGCCCCGATCCATCACTCCTTTTAACAACGACGTAATGAGAAATGCTCCTTGTGGGGTGGCTGCCTGATGTCGATCGAGTGGGGGGCTCCAGATGGTTTCTCCTCCCTCACGCACCATGTTGGACAGCGCCACCGGATGTATGACCACGCCTCCATTGGCAAGCCCAGCGTAGGCAGATGTGATTTGAAGCAAAGAAACGGACGAACTACCCAGCGCCAGGGACAAATTGTCCGCCAAGGGCGTGGTAATGCCGAACGCGTGGAGCAGGCTCGTGAGCGCAGTAATTCCGGTTCGGTGTGCGGCTCGAACGGCGGGAACGTTCAAAGACTGCTCAAGTGCCGTTCTGACCGTCACCTGTCCTCTATACTGCCGGTCGTAATTTTGGGGCGACCAGGATTCTGTCTCGGATTCCAATGTCACCGGCTCATCCATCAGTACGGTTGCCGGAGTCAGGCCGGTCGTACCTTGATCACGTGCGGCCTCAAATCCCGCAAGGTATACAAAAGGCTTGAAGAGAGACCCAGCCGAGCGATGCGCCTGCACCGCACGATTGAATTGGCTCAAGCGATAGTTACGACCGCCGACCATCGCCAGCACGTGGCCGGTCTTCACATCCAACACGACCGCGGCTCCTTGAAGCGGGGACTCGACGTCGGCCAGAGCCGGATAGCTCTTTTCAAGCTTCGTCAATCCTTCCTGTAGCGTCTGAGTGACGATTCGTTGAACCCTGGGATCAAGGGTCGAATAGATTCGCGCGCCGTCCGG from Nitrospira sp. includes the following:
- a CDS encoding multimodular transpeptidase-transglycosylase yields the protein MSAQTPPRLVPSARRLLIPFLIVCGVMFALVGGYGVFLSASLALPKSDEHPPLLIYGAPFFLTPGIHPMDAGLFDHLQRLEYKPVVAAPRVAGEYCATKDSIEIFLHAQEENRLPARSVRLILANGIVTEVLSVSDGRPLSLVSLEPVLISGMRSGSRQVREWIPLDRIPPTLIRTLLIIEDRRFLSHFGVDPIAIGRALWVNMTRGVVVQGGSTLTQQLAKNLYYSPKRTIGRKLREVMAAMALEFKYRKEEILESYLNEIYLGQAGPVSIYGVGEAAHRYFSKNLDELSIDETALIVGLIKGPNTYSPVKDVEYATKRRNVVLRRLREEGILTEDAMIQAMARPVKVMLNQAVLTDAPYFVDHVLREIEQGIGMDIPDGARIYSTLDPRVQRIVTQTLQEGLTKLEKSYPALADVESPLQGAAVVLDVKTGHVLAMVGGRNYRLSQFNRAVQAHRSAGSLFKPFVYLAGFEAARDQGTTGLTPATVLMDEPVTLESETESWSPQNYDRQYRGQVTVRTALEQSLNVPAVRAAHRTGITALTSLLHAFGITTPLADNLSLALGSSSVSLLQITSAYAGLANGGVVIHPVALSNMVREGGETIWSPPLDRHQAATPQGAFLITSLLKGVMDRGTGAKARALGVKSHVAGKTGTTDGYRDAWFIGYTPDIAIGVWVGFDDERPIKLTGAQAALPIWSELAVRLIPRDSLDFEMPVGVVQRKIDPKSGQLATSQCPEKRLEFFITGTEPTVYCEVHGGGFWERLKQTLGLSQ